In one window of Nakamurella sp. PAMC28650 DNA:
- a CDS encoding ABC-F family ATP-binding cassette domain-containing protein, whose product MANLVNLESATVLHGVRAVLSEVSLGVQTGDRIGVLGLNGSGKTTLLTVLAGLVPPDSGRVATLRGVTIEVVTQSDRLEPGASVRDIVLHTFGEGDHGWASDSSVRNILDGLGLANIGLDTLVDNLSGGERRRVALAAALVTDADLLILDEPTNHLDIEGVAWLADHLLARRSALVAVTHDRWFLDAVANTTWEVVDGTVHIREGGYSDWVFARADRLRLDRAAEETRKNLARKELAWLRRGAPARTAKPRFRIEAAEALIADVPEPRNTVELHSFARKRLGKDVLDLEDVTATVPTPAGDRVLLDDVTWRIGPGDRIGLVGINGSGKSTLLRVLVGDREVTSGEVKKGKTVSVGYLSQDVVELPAQLRLLEAVTEIAGTVNLGGKDISAGQLAERFGFTNEHQWTRVAQLSGGERRRLQLLRILMAEPNVLVLDEPTNDLDTDTLSSLEDLLDSWPGTLIVVSHDRYLIERVTDDVVALLGDGKITHLPGGIAEYLRRRAAVEVGSVSGAVGAAGVGASGASLDAATTRSLRKDLQRWEKKMESLLRKEKELHAKLATVGADYEAGADLNAQLVVIAREKDEAETGWMIAAEALEQS is encoded by the coding sequence ATGGCCAATCTCGTCAATCTCGAATCCGCCACCGTCCTCCACGGCGTGCGCGCCGTGCTGTCCGAAGTTTCGCTCGGTGTCCAGACCGGTGATCGGATCGGCGTTCTGGGCCTCAACGGTTCCGGCAAGACCACCTTGCTGACGGTGCTGGCCGGGCTGGTCCCCCCGGACTCCGGACGGGTCGCGACCCTGCGGGGGGTGACCATCGAGGTGGTCACGCAGTCGGATCGGCTGGAGCCGGGCGCGAGCGTCAGGGACATCGTGCTCCATACCTTCGGCGAGGGCGACCATGGCTGGGCGTCGGACTCGTCGGTCCGCAACATCCTGGACGGTCTGGGTCTGGCCAACATCGGGTTGGACACGCTGGTGGACAACCTGTCCGGAGGTGAGCGTCGCCGGGTGGCGCTCGCCGCGGCATTGGTCACCGACGCGGATCTGCTGATCCTGGACGAGCCCACCAACCACCTGGACATCGAAGGTGTCGCCTGGCTGGCCGATCACCTGCTGGCCCGCCGGTCGGCCCTGGTCGCCGTCACCCATGATCGCTGGTTCCTCGACGCCGTCGCCAACACCACCTGGGAGGTGGTGGACGGCACCGTCCACATACGTGAAGGTGGCTACTCGGACTGGGTTTTCGCTCGCGCGGACCGGCTCCGGTTGGACCGTGCGGCCGAGGAGACCCGAAAGAATCTGGCGCGCAAGGAATTGGCCTGGCTGCGTCGTGGCGCGCCGGCCAGGACGGCCAAGCCGAGGTTCCGCATCGAGGCCGCCGAGGCGCTGATCGCCGACGTCCCGGAACCCCGGAACACCGTGGAACTCCACAGTTTCGCGCGCAAGCGACTCGGCAAGGACGTCCTGGACCTGGAGGACGTGACGGCCACCGTTCCGACGCCGGCCGGTGACCGGGTGCTGCTGGACGACGTCACCTGGCGGATCGGTCCCGGCGACCGGATCGGGCTGGTCGGCATCAACGGATCGGGCAAGTCCACGCTGCTCCGGGTGCTGGTCGGCGATCGGGAGGTGACCAGCGGCGAGGTCAAGAAAGGCAAGACGGTCTCCGTCGGATACCTCTCGCAGGACGTCGTCGAGTTGCCGGCCCAGCTGCGGCTGCTGGAGGCCGTGACCGAGATCGCCGGCACCGTCAACCTCGGCGGCAAGGACATCTCGGCCGGTCAGCTCGCCGAGCGGTTCGGGTTCACCAACGAACACCAGTGGACCCGGGTGGCGCAGCTCTCCGGCGGTGAGCGTCGTCGTCTGCAACTGCTCCGGATCCTGATGGCGGAGCCGAACGTCCTCGTCCTGGACGAACCGACCAACGATCTGGACACCGACACGCTGTCCTCGCTGGAGGACCTGCTGGATTCCTGGCCCGGCACGCTGATCGTCGTCAGCCACGACCGGTACCTGATCGAGCGCGTCACCGACGACGTGGTGGCCCTGCTCGGTGACGGGAAGATCACCCACCTGCCGGGTGGCATCGCCGAGTATCTGCGCCGTCGGGCGGCGGTCGAGGTCGGTTCGGTCTCCGGCGCGGTCGGTGCCGCCGGCGTGGGCGCCTCCGGGGCGAGCCTGGATGCGGCCACCACCAGGTCACTGCGCAAGGACCTGCAGCGGTGGGAGAAGAAGATGGAATCGTTGTTGCGCAAGGAGAAGGAGCTGCACGCGAAACTAGCTACCGTCGGCGCCGACTACGAGGCCGGCGCCGACCTCAACGCCCAGCTGGTGGTCATCGCTCGGGAGAAGGACGAGGCCGAGACCGGCTGGATGATCGCGGCCGAGGCCCTCGAGCAGAGCTGA
- a CDS encoding 4-(cytidine 5'-diphospho)-2-C-methyl-D-erythritol kinase — MSRVLHLPGRVTVRVPGKINLYLAVGELRDDGYHDLVTVFHAVDLCDELTVTNAPRHTVHTQGAVGVPAGAKNLAGAAARLLTRRTRAGGPVAIEITKQIPVAGGMAGGSADAAAALIGCAALWGLELSRDQMSEIGAELGSDVPFALAGGTAVGTGRGERLSPVLARTPLHWVLALADSGLSTPAVFAELDRLRANAETPRVGAVQEMLTALTSGDPKAVGAALGNDLQAAAISLQPGLRRTLRAGIAAGALGGVVSGSGPTVALLCADQAAAGEVAAELAGSGTCRAVRVAAGPAPGAKLIS, encoded by the coding sequence GTGAGCCGCGTGCTGCACCTGCCGGGCCGGGTCACCGTCCGCGTGCCGGGCAAGATCAATCTGTATCTCGCCGTGGGGGAGCTGCGGGACGACGGCTACCACGACCTCGTCACGGTCTTCCACGCCGTCGACCTCTGCGACGAACTGACCGTGACGAACGCCCCCCGGCACACCGTCCACACCCAGGGCGCGGTCGGCGTACCGGCCGGCGCGAAGAATCTGGCCGGGGCCGCGGCCAGACTGCTCACCCGGAGGACCAGGGCGGGCGGACCGGTGGCCATCGAGATCACCAAGCAGATCCCCGTCGCCGGCGGGATGGCCGGCGGTAGCGCAGACGCAGCCGCGGCCCTGATCGGCTGCGCGGCGCTGTGGGGGCTGGAGCTCAGTCGGGACCAGATGTCGGAGATCGGCGCCGAGCTCGGGTCGGATGTTCCGTTCGCGCTGGCCGGCGGCACCGCCGTCGGAACCGGTCGGGGGGAACGGTTGTCGCCGGTGCTGGCTCGGACCCCGCTGCACTGGGTGCTGGCGCTGGCCGATTCCGGTCTGTCGACGCCGGCCGTGTTCGCCGAGCTCGACCGGCTGCGAGCCAACGCGGAAACGCCGAGAGTCGGTGCGGTGCAGGAAATGCTGACCGCCCTGACGAGCGGGGACCCGAAGGCTGTCGGGGCCGCGCTCGGCAACGATCTGCAGGCGGCGGCCATCTCGCTGCAGCCCGGCCTCCGCCGGACCCTGCGTGCCGGGATCGCCGCGGGCGCTCTGGGCGGCGTCGTTTCCGGGTCGGGTCCGACGGTGGCGTTGCTGTGCGCCGATCAGGCTGCGGCCGGCGAGGTCGCCGCCGAACTGGCCGGATCCGGCACCTGTCGCGCCGTCCGGGTCGCCGCCGGCCCCGCGCCGGGAGCCAAGCTGATCTCCTAG
- the rsmA gene encoding 16S rRNA (adenine(1518)-N(6)/adenine(1519)-N(6))-dimethyltransferase RsmA, protein MTLLGAAEVRRLAAQLDLRPTKSLGQNFVHDANTVRRIALAAKLDRAGHVLEIGPGLGSLTLALLEVSATVTAIEIDHRLADLLPTTVAAHAPGRVGDLTVITADAMTILGTDLAGEPTSLVANLPYNVAVPVLLHLLSEIPSLQRVLVMVQAEVADRLAAPPGSRTYGSPSAKAAWYGSARRAGAIGRSVFWPVPGVDSALVAIDRHAVPRAGDRKAVFAVIDAAFAQRRKTLRAALSGWAGSPVRAEELLRAAGVDPGLRGEMLDVDAFARIAEARAAADLQVGP, encoded by the coding sequence ATCACCCTGCTCGGTGCGGCCGAGGTCCGACGTCTGGCGGCCCAACTCGATCTCCGTCCGACCAAGTCGCTCGGTCAGAACTTCGTCCACGACGCGAACACGGTGCGCCGGATCGCGCTCGCGGCCAAGCTGGACCGGGCCGGCCACGTCCTGGAGATCGGACCGGGGCTCGGCTCGCTGACGCTGGCGCTGCTCGAGGTCTCCGCGACGGTCACCGCGATCGAGATCGACCACCGGCTGGCCGATCTCCTGCCGACGACGGTTGCCGCGCACGCCCCGGGCCGCGTCGGCGACCTCACGGTCATCACCGCCGATGCGATGACGATCCTCGGTACCGACCTCGCAGGCGAACCCACTTCACTGGTGGCCAACCTCCCGTACAACGTCGCGGTCCCCGTGCTGCTGCATCTACTGTCCGAGATCCCCTCCCTGCAAAGGGTTCTGGTGATGGTGCAGGCCGAGGTCGCCGATCGGCTGGCCGCCCCGCCCGGATCGAGGACGTACGGCTCGCCGAGTGCGAAAGCGGCCTGGTACGGATCGGCGCGCCGGGCCGGAGCGATCGGGCGTTCGGTGTTCTGGCCGGTCCCCGGAGTGGATTCGGCACTGGTGGCCATCGACCGACATGCCGTCCCGCGTGCCGGCGATCGCAAAGCCGTGTTCGCCGTCATCGACGCAGCGTTCGCCCAGCGGCGCAAGACCTTGCGGGCCGCGCTGTCCGGTTGGGCCGGCTCCCCGGTACGCGCCGAGGAACTTCTGCGCGCGGCCGGGGTCGATCCCGGGCTGCGGGGCGAGATGCTGGACGTCGACGCCTTCGCCCGGATCGCCGAGGCCAGGGCGGCCGCGGACCTGCAGGTCGGCCCGTGA
- a CDS encoding resuscitation-promoting factor has translation MSKHHAVEDEPQSSDMSWILGLARPAETSIAARSDAPAPYYGSLVARAPRHAAPADDLDEVRPEVGNTTTEPAAAQTGPLGRISAEQIDTLIGRLDGVDATPEAPEASAEPDARQAPTAQPEDPTRPEEPIDVGFSLLHTAGDEHDTAPDERSAPVGDDHDDHENLDDPDGSDDHDDHDGHDGHQGRNRPGGAAAQEDAPGEQTGPPHEVVPRTNTSSARLVTPRRGYLRKPVLLGAAAALCLLTVGGGTMAGGTLGATATGGQPATGKTVSIVVDGRTERVSTASDSVAGALATAGITLDSHDFLAPGAATPISDGATIVLDRGRLLTLTIDGRQRQIWTTARTVDEALVQLGTRTSDWSLSANRSRAIPLAGLAVSGATLHTVAVAVGGNAAQSSTTTAATVGELLAQQKVTLGPHDTVSPAPGTTLSDGLVVTVDRVVVSSASSRIALPQPASRTVDDATIVKGTTKLTQAGRPGSELITYTVTSVNGRQTARTEKSRRTVVAPVGAVTHIGTKSSFTYVGSEVFTNDTSFGVNWDGLAMCESTHNPTAVNANPAAGLPTYGMFQFDLPTWASVGGSGNPIDASPEEQLMRAKILFQQRGLEPWACRDSAH, from the coding sequence GTGAGCAAGCACCATGCGGTCGAGGACGAGCCGCAGTCCTCGGACATGTCCTGGATTCTCGGACTGGCCCGTCCGGCCGAAACATCCATTGCTGCACGCTCTGACGCCCCGGCGCCGTACTACGGCTCGTTGGTGGCCAGAGCCCCGCGCCACGCCGCACCCGCTGACGACCTCGACGAGGTGCGCCCGGAGGTCGGGAACACCACCACAGAGCCGGCCGCCGCGCAGACGGGTCCGCTCGGCCGCATCTCCGCCGAGCAGATCGACACGCTGATCGGTCGCCTCGACGGTGTCGACGCGACACCGGAGGCCCCCGAGGCGTCAGCGGAGCCGGATGCCCGGCAGGCGCCCACCGCGCAGCCTGAGGACCCCACGCGGCCAGAGGAACCCATCGATGTCGGGTTTTCGCTCCTCCACACGGCCGGCGACGAGCACGACACTGCACCGGACGAACGGTCAGCACCGGTCGGAGACGACCACGACGATCACGAAAACCTGGACGACCCCGACGGCTCGGACGACCACGACGACCACGACGGGCACGACGGCCACCAGGGCCGCAACCGGCCCGGAGGTGCTGCGGCACAGGAGGATGCTCCCGGAGAGCAGACCGGTCCGCCGCACGAGGTCGTCCCGCGCACGAACACCTCCTCGGCGCGACTGGTCACTCCGCGCCGCGGTTATCTCCGCAAGCCCGTTCTGCTGGGTGCGGCTGCTGCGTTGTGCCTGCTGACCGTCGGCGGCGGCACGATGGCCGGCGGCACTCTGGGCGCCACCGCAACCGGTGGTCAGCCTGCGACCGGCAAGACGGTGTCGATCGTCGTCGACGGGCGGACCGAGCGGGTGAGCACCGCCTCCGATTCGGTCGCCGGTGCGTTGGCGACGGCCGGAATCACGCTCGACAGCCATGACTTCCTCGCCCCCGGTGCGGCGACCCCGATCTCCGACGGTGCGACGATCGTGCTCGACCGTGGCCGCCTGTTGACCCTGACCATCGACGGGCGACAGCGCCAGATCTGGACCACGGCTCGCACCGTCGACGAGGCGCTGGTCCAACTCGGCACACGAACGTCCGATTGGTCGCTGTCGGCGAACCGCTCGCGGGCCATCCCGCTGGCCGGGCTGGCGGTCAGCGGCGCCACTCTGCATACCGTGGCCGTGGCGGTCGGCGGCAACGCGGCCCAGTCCTCGACGACGACTGCCGCAACGGTCGGGGAGCTGCTCGCCCAGCAGAAGGTCACCCTCGGGCCACACGACACGGTGTCGCCGGCACCGGGCACCACACTTTCCGACGGGCTGGTCGTCACCGTCGACCGTGTGGTGGTCAGCAGCGCCAGTTCGAGGATCGCCCTCCCGCAGCCGGCTTCCAGGACCGTCGACGACGCGACCATCGTCAAGGGGACGACGAAGCTCACCCAGGCGGGCCGGCCGGGCAGCGAGCTGATCACCTACACGGTGACGTCGGTCAACGGCCGGCAGACCGCACGGACCGAGAAGAGCCGCCGAACCGTGGTCGCACCGGTGGGAGCCGTCACGCACATCGGAACCAAGTCGAGCTTCACCTACGTCGGCAGCGAGGTGTTCACCAACGACACCAGTTTCGGCGTCAACTGGGACGGCCTGGCCATGTGTGAGTCGACGCACAACCCCACGGCGGTGAACGCGAATCCGGCCGCCGGACTGCCGACCTACGGCATGTTCCAGTTCGACCTGCCCACCTGGGCCTCCGTCGGGGGATCCGGAAATCCGATCGATGCCAGCCCCGAGGAGCAGCTGATGCGGGCCAAGATCCTGTTCCAGCAGCGCGGTCTCGAGCCGTGGGCGTGCCGGGACTCGGCCCACTGA
- a CDS encoding resuscitation-promoting factor, translating into MAPSNEAPDSHDESAQAFFDQFGTSPQTDGSDIAPLGDEAASEKLDASPAAGAAAAAGPRAEAVTPVEAEPHAAAEHHVAAEPHAAAEPAAAALALPAEPVAKTRSRLRKPVLIGVAALVCALTVGGGTVAAMAKTVTISVDGTQRQVTTLAGSVDGALAAAGLSVTSHDTLAPAGGASISDGSQIALNRGRLFTVTIDGHQQTIWTTARTVDQALAEIGRNPADFQLSANRSRSIPLDGMKITAASLHTVRVGRVGGAMDSVTSPATTVAALLAQQGIKLGPDDRVSPALTTVLSDGVQVTVRTLPTVLIADGAGKASSRVSDLKTVGDLLKAQGIKVGKDDVVAPAVSTALTQGLRITITRVGFRLVTRTQVVAQPADQTVDDNSMDQGTSNVTQQGQAGAISITYRMKIVNGKAGAPQELGRKTTKIAMATITHVGTYVAPPVQTTAPAPSTSAAPTSAAAPAPTSSASPSTVSKAAPSTSSSSSGGAAPGSAAYYDNPSHWSVNWDAIANCESTNNWAINTGNGYYGGLQFDSGTWLSNGGGQYASRADLASKDQQIAIAERVYASRGLGPWSCGYAAG; encoded by the coding sequence TTGGCTCCCAGCAACGAAGCGCCCGATTCGCACGACGAATCGGCGCAGGCCTTCTTCGATCAGTTCGGAACCTCTCCGCAGACGGATGGGTCCGACATTGCCCCCCTCGGCGACGAGGCGGCATCGGAGAAGCTCGACGCCTCCCCGGCAGCTGGTGCGGCCGCCGCAGCAGGCCCCCGTGCAGAAGCTGTCACCCCCGTAGAGGCCGAGCCTCACGCAGCAGCCGAGCATCACGTAGCGGCCGAGCCTCACGCAGCAGCCGAGCCCGCTGCAGCGGCCCTGGCTCTGCCGGCCGAGCCGGTCGCCAAGACGAGGAGTCGTCTCCGCAAGCCCGTACTGATCGGTGTGGCCGCCCTGGTGTGCGCCCTGACGGTCGGCGGCGGGACGGTGGCGGCGATGGCCAAGACGGTCACCATCTCGGTCGACGGAACGCAACGTCAGGTGACGACGCTGGCCGGGTCGGTCGACGGAGCACTGGCCGCGGCCGGTCTGAGCGTCACGTCGCACGACACGCTGGCCCCCGCCGGTGGCGCCTCCATCTCCGACGGCTCGCAGATCGCCCTGAACCGTGGCCGGTTGTTCACCGTGACGATCGACGGCCACCAGCAGACGATCTGGACCACGGCGCGGACCGTCGACCAGGCGCTGGCAGAGATCGGCCGCAATCCGGCCGACTTCCAGCTGTCGGCCAACCGTTCCCGCTCGATCCCGCTGGACGGCATGAAGATCACTGCCGCTTCGCTGCACACCGTCCGGGTGGGTCGGGTGGGTGGTGCCATGGACAGCGTGACATCACCCGCCACGACTGTGGCCGCGCTGCTGGCACAGCAGGGCATCAAGCTCGGCCCCGACGACCGCGTCTCACCGGCGCTGACCACGGTGCTGTCCGACGGCGTCCAGGTCACCGTGCGTACCCTGCCGACGGTGCTGATCGCCGACGGAGCCGGCAAGGCGTCGTCCAGGGTCTCCGACCTCAAGACCGTGGGTGATCTGCTCAAGGCGCAGGGCATCAAGGTCGGCAAGGACGACGTCGTGGCGCCGGCCGTGTCCACCGCCCTCACCCAGGGCCTGAGGATCACCATCACCAGGGTCGGTTTCCGCCTGGTGACCCGGACGCAGGTGGTGGCCCAGCCCGCCGACCAGACCGTTGACGACAACTCCATGGATCAGGGCACGTCCAACGTGACCCAGCAGGGTCAGGCCGGTGCCATCTCCATCACGTACCGGATGAAGATCGTCAACGGCAAGGCCGGTGCCCCGCAGGAACTCGGCCGCAAGACGACGAAGATCGCCATGGCCACGATCACCCACGTCGGGACCTATGTGGCGCCCCCGGTGCAGACCACGGCACCGGCGCCCAGTACGAGCGCCGCCCCGACGTCGGCCGCCGCACCGGCACCGACGTCGTCCGCGTCTCCTTCGACGGTGAGCAAGGCAGCACCGTCCACGTCGAGTTCCAGCTCCGGAGGGGCGGCTCCTGGGAGTGCGGCCTACTACGACAACCCCAGCCACTGGAGCGTCAACTGGGACGCGATCGCCAATTGTGAGTCGACCAACAACTGGGCGATCAACACCGGAAACGGTTATTACGGCGGTCTCCAGTTCGATTCCGGAACCTGGTTGAGCAACGGTGGCGGGCAATATGCCTCCCGGGCCGATCTGGCCAGCAAGGATCAGCAGATCGCCATTGCTGAAAGGGTCTACGCGTCGCGCGGACTCGGTCCGTGGTCCTGCGGATACGCCGCCGGCTGA
- a CDS encoding TatD family hydrolase codes for MRDRSLAPAPEPLPFPVADAHTHLDACGCENAEDVGAAMARAAAVGVTRVVTVADDLESAVWAVEAAHWHPDLYAAVALHPTRADLLDGVVKAELERLAADEKVVAIGETGLDHYWEEAPHRAQAEAFAWHIDLAKRTGKALMIHDRNAHEAVFEVLDAEGAPERVIFHCFSGDAAMASRCADAGYVMSFAGPVSFRNAVDLQEAARLAPTDLILVETDAPFLTPHPFRGKRNEPFALPYTLRALAKVRGQDMAELCEQVSRTTGRMYGIWVN; via the coding sequence ATGCGCGACCGGTCCCTGGCGCCGGCCCCCGAGCCGTTGCCGTTCCCGGTGGCCGACGCCCACACCCACCTGGACGCCTGCGGTTGCGAGAACGCGGAGGATGTCGGCGCTGCGATGGCCAGGGCGGCCGCGGTCGGGGTCACCAGGGTGGTCACCGTGGCCGACGACCTTGAATCGGCGGTGTGGGCGGTCGAGGCTGCGCACTGGCATCCCGACCTGTACGCGGCGGTGGCGCTGCACCCCACCAGGGCCGATCTGCTCGACGGCGTGGTCAAGGCGGAACTCGAGCGGCTGGCTGCCGACGAGAAGGTGGTGGCGATCGGCGAGACCGGTCTGGACCACTACTGGGAGGAGGCGCCCCACCGTGCCCAGGCCGAGGCGTTCGCGTGGCACATCGACCTGGCCAAACGCACCGGCAAGGCGCTGATGATCCACGATCGAAACGCCCACGAGGCGGTCTTCGAGGTGCTCGACGCAGAGGGAGCGCCCGAGCGGGTCATCTTCCACTGCTTCTCCGGTGATGCGGCGATGGCGAGCCGCTGCGCCGACGCCGGGTACGTGATGTCGTTCGCCGGCCCGGTCAGCTTCCGCAACGCGGTGGATCTCCAGGAGGCGGCCCGGCTGGCACCGACGGATCTGATCCTGGTGGAGACCGACGCCCCGTTCCTGACTCCCCATCCGTTCCGGGGGAAGCGCAACGAACCTTTCGCACTGCCCTACACGCTCAGAGCGCTGGCGAAGGTACGCGGCCAAGATATGGCGGAGCTGTGTGAACAGGTGAGTCGGACCACAGGTCGGATGTACGGCATATGGGTGAATTAA
- the metG gene encoding methionine--tRNA ligase, whose translation MSSILTAVAWPYTNGPRHIGHVSGFGVPSDVFARYQRMIGNDVLMVSGTDEHGTPILVLADAEGVAPQELADRYNKIIVEDLQKLGVSYDLFTRTTTRNHYAVVQELFRTVHRNGYMVPKTTMSAISPSTGRTLPDRYIEGTCPICGYGAARGDQCDNCGNQLDPIDLINPKSRINGETPAFVESEHLFLDLPALAEALGQWLGTRKDWRPNVIKFSTNLLADLKPRAMTRDIDWGIPVPLDGWRDRSDKKLYVWFDAVVGYLSASIEWARRYGSEPEAWRRFWSDEQARQYYFMGKDNITFHSQIWPAELLAYDGRGSRGGTPGVLGALNLPTEVVSSEFLTMSGSKFSTSRNTVIYVGDFIREFGPDALRYFIVAAGPENQDSDFTWDEFVRRNNFELANEWGNLVNRSVSMAHKNFGEIPAPGVRTELDRALLTASEQGFAVVGDLLGRSRFKQAMAEAMRVVGLANKYISDTEPWKLGADAVRQATVLHTALQVVDDAKTLLTPFLPHSSQKVFEALGGEGVWAAQPEIRQVTDFDDDVEGVGAPAVRDYPVLTGDYRHQLAVWARRDIVPGTRLSKPTPLFPKLPPELGETGPSWAPIS comes from the coding sequence ATGAGCTCCATACTGACCGCGGTCGCCTGGCCGTACACCAACGGCCCGCGCCACATCGGGCACGTGTCCGGTTTCGGTGTTCCCTCCGACGTCTTCGCCCGTTACCAGCGGATGATCGGCAACGACGTCCTGATGGTGTCCGGCACCGACGAGCACGGCACGCCCATCCTGGTGCTCGCCGACGCGGAGGGCGTCGCGCCCCAGGAACTGGCCGACCGCTACAACAAGATCATCGTGGAAGACCTGCAGAAGCTGGGCGTCAGCTACGACCTGTTCACCAGGACGACCACCCGCAACCACTACGCCGTGGTGCAGGAACTGTTCCGCACCGTCCACCGCAACGGGTACATGGTCCCGAAGACGACGATGAGTGCGATCTCGCCATCGACCGGACGGACGTTGCCCGATCGGTACATCGAGGGCACCTGCCCGATCTGCGGCTATGGCGCGGCGCGCGGTGACCAGTGCGACAACTGCGGCAACCAGCTCGACCCGATCGACCTGATCAACCCGAAGTCCCGGATCAACGGTGAGACACCGGCTTTCGTCGAGTCCGAGCACCTCTTCCTGGATCTTCCGGCGCTGGCCGAGGCGCTGGGGCAGTGGCTGGGTACTCGCAAGGACTGGCGTCCGAATGTCATCAAGTTCTCCACGAACCTGCTGGCAGACCTCAAACCTCGGGCCATGACGCGCGATATCGACTGGGGCATACCGGTTCCGCTGGACGGCTGGCGTGATCGCAGCGACAAGAAGCTGTACGTCTGGTTTGACGCGGTGGTCGGCTACCTGTCCGCCTCGATCGAGTGGGCCAGACGCTACGGCTCGGAACCCGAGGCCTGGCGCAGGTTCTGGTCGGACGAGCAGGCCAGGCAGTACTACTTCATGGGCAAGGACAACATCACCTTCCACTCGCAGATCTGGCCGGCCGAGCTCCTGGCGTACGACGGCCGCGGCTCGCGCGGAGGCACGCCGGGCGTCCTCGGCGCGCTGAATCTGCCGACCGAGGTGGTCTCCAGCGAGTTCCTGACGATGAGCGGCTCGAAGTTCTCCACGTCACGCAACACCGTCATCTACGTCGGCGACTTCATCCGGGAGTTCGGCCCCGATGCGCTGCGCTACTTCATCGTCGCGGCCGGCCCGGAGAACCAGGACAGCGACTTCACCTGGGACGAGTTCGTGCGGCGCAACAACTTCGAGCTCGCAAACGAATGGGGCAACCTGGTCAACAGGTCGGTGTCGATGGCGCACAAGAATTTCGGTGAGATCCCGGCGCCCGGCGTCAGGACCGAACTGGATCGCGCGCTGCTGACGGCTTCCGAACAAGGCTTCGCCGTGGTCGGGGATCTGTTGGGCCGCAGTCGGTTCAAGCAGGCCATGGCCGAGGCGATGCGGGTGGTCGGGTTGGCGAACAAGTACATCTCCGACACCGAGCCGTGGAAGCTGGGTGCGGACGCCGTCCGTCAGGCGACGGTGCTGCACACCGCGCTCCAGGTGGTCGACGACGCCAAGACGTTGCTGACGCCCTTCCTGCCGCATTCTTCCCAGAAGGTGTTCGAGGCGCTGGGCGGCGAGGGTGTCTGGGCGGCGCAGCCGGAGATCCGTCAGGTCACCGACTTCGACGACGACGTCGAGGGTGTCGGGGCACCCGCAGTCCGTGACTACCCGGTCCTCACCGGGGACTACCGCCACCAGCTCGCCGTCTGGGCCCGCCGGGACATCGTGCCGGGCACGAGGTTGTCCAAGCCCACCCCCCTGTTCCCCAAGCTCCCCCCGGAGCTCGGCGAGACCGGCCCGAGCTGGGCACCGATCTCCTGA
- a CDS encoding TetR/AcrR family transcriptional regulator, with product MTGPVVVPPTSSVAARPLRADAQRNRDKLIEVATAAFTDSGVDVALEEIARRADVGIGTLYRHFPTREALVLAVYRKQIEGLETAARELPLSHGPSDALRLWMRGFVEYGAVKRGLMVLLKCMMESETNLLDTARAILLESAGSLMTRAAEAGEIRPDFQPGDVIRALGGICIATDRPDAGASAIALVDLVFDGLRYGAPAVS from the coding sequence GTGACCGGCCCCGTTGTGGTGCCACCGACGTCATCCGTGGCTGCGCGTCCGCTGCGGGCTGACGCCCAGCGCAATCGGGACAAGCTGATCGAGGTCGCCACGGCGGCCTTCACCGACTCAGGTGTCGACGTCGCCCTCGAGGAGATCGCTCGGCGCGCGGACGTCGGGATCGGCACTCTCTACCGTCATTTCCCGACGCGAGAAGCATTGGTGCTGGCCGTGTACCGCAAGCAGATCGAAGGTCTGGAGACCGCAGCGCGCGAACTCCCGCTCTCGCACGGTCCGTCCGATGCGCTCCGTCTGTGGATGCGGGGATTCGTCGAGTACGGCGCCGTCAAGCGTGGACTGATGGTCCTGCTGAAATGCATGATGGAGAGCGAGACCAACCTGTTGGATACCGCCAGAGCCATCCTGCTCGAATCGGCGGGCTCGCTGATGACCAGAGCGGCCGAAGCCGGCGAGATCCGTCCGGACTTCCAGCCGGGTGACGTGATCAGGGCCCTGGGCGGAATCTGCATAGCCACCGATAGACCCGACGCGGGTGCCAGTGCGATCGCATTGGTGGATCTGGTGTTCGACGGGCTGCGGTACGGGGCGCCGGCGGTCTCCTAG